In one Gopherus evgoodei ecotype Sinaloan lineage chromosome 1, rGopEvg1_v1.p, whole genome shotgun sequence genomic region, the following are encoded:
- the EXPH5 gene encoding exophilin-5, which yields MAGAPRGLDLTFLSEQEARQIFQVLERDAELKRAEKDRISKLQKKKQDVTGLQGVTGEWFEEIQRKKFQNEIDVNRMLKRPLAHWLRKTSRNDPKEFKMSSPQNPQAQKNASPSILGFRAPFTSLFSFKKSRKHSLKQQTQQQPRYDSFALGAHTSYKVEEMAQAETCNSSLPAELPGNLFDATQAEMMEDSAPVWNEQLEKEFFSVLDDLDDQLAQEQAQDSVNRKHLVDSGPRAEYVFPSSGRQTAIRGQHRNNCSETPSTFFSDATRTIRAKEDHKIFYRPRKFYDTYMNRCHSESKECMRKDSLDSSYPVLSRRLSSVSFGESSEGSLHLSSIRQNNGFGHKGYMGKGTVGRSYSVCSLQRYPSSASSEPFSTTSLQNLLAMENNSGFVRRNNRQTPKRIPLSSIVWNKPYTSGRASNQDNLFRTQSLMEWNGTKQDTYPCPLHENRKYEFYQSKHHYRRDMSSTNWFSSVSCTDKAATSLSFNNWENYPLCWLENNLSRSHYRDTAYHGRFQIDQKSSPFGRKEEHPSSCDIYQYYNDEVFLSPDAHYEMITSNLNDQQSAHAKNAKFASQCHQSDFQTCVSENRSSVEISSGANSKLLSKNSKDPQNCLTYKSAVTSTSIKADVSNESVLLGSRFKMKLVAENSSSATKVSQSQPQPLVTQMNIKKDFKKAASDKLELSGKADQKSIKDIILHPVSQKVNTKNTVDPQSSPSNNAAALQNSTSLLNSPLSLSSRRQTQLTATREITKNNISKSCKRNLQRKENDLPAHSELNQTPSLLSADESRRESFLSNLKQWEHHLLNSAKRKGIKLGSRRTETTDHITPKGESFQVDVLQSSASVHSAPVSETLANHQSILPSPPELLSCSSQDSLQVFSHKNYLKSLETPTNSSVNCRVTEAPADGGKVVELAGVVAKDIPQEKPKDQNILASKDHNSQLTTGGSQNRNCENIYARSFDKGPEIAERSLNYFCLERENGKTRQNASCIERLYRRGSLLRHTNSSSISGSPVKSNPESLEPLVIYYTLPRKSASIAGSVMSGMSISFPKSKTAMWDHVEKQNSDRAAALSFNQGNKISSLGSAHSSIRPIPLDGITDIKENVLQIKDHPLPLNRSPDHSLSGSTVVSESEREKLVNKKESPVFSDCLEKEMGDSLQKYKTISTFTVSGDEDHIEYHELVSIYYTLPRSHSRTLCNLFLDDPEITPLSLYTEKSKSPKMPNKNSEVRISIANVAFPSTLEKERHLHSPDQTPAASMTPQNAKTGAVDTYQENSHFSPSTEKVCTSQSTSIVHNKKDISPGLALKESTLVLPDMVTSDTSVHDPESTTEADTSVKAISTASHNQNIDKCFSSGKESKEKENILHTDTPLTSSLSTPQKHKDPPENVFNFTSAINNTNSLQIRDSKNCQQFIEVKGSNNQNILPPQLDKNSSHEGKSHRESAVNNTPVASAESKSRHDAGAKERSDFQHQSISLYNNKCTGFLLGVESSRNSTDEELISDRKMLPNSQNKPFQPGTVSAAKPILQPAKIGIPDTHDLVSRKTKQEQISLNTQMNKDCTSLQKAVLYSEDRQNVESKDKLSSVTQDLQLPQSAVSENKLMSDGTREKVSDIEKRKNRPSVKNEVAAIYKTRRKFSSKNVNPKPHVSNIFSQNDGGTTSLEINVTHSTLHSPTSTQPFLQPGNEDQNQNLTPGVCDSPVHKISEKKKRSQTNDDSPLLVKNKNQGPFANSYNQRRELNNPKQNENEVESILSPTTLFPKEIVARRKNSQTLGQGLENRNQTIFSRATEAISSGNQKRTSTGGSSHDPPLLPFLTDKNSNTFIKNLQASVCSQKQALSSDECDHDQNLHRSESLKNANLHSNQSRMSRAKNQRERHFSESTCTQDSHDNPGSGSNCLPKESRYSRKFKSYSELCSYDENENWASYDERTTTYGTRRVMYPSIEFGIFGKEQQLAFLENIKRSLTEGRLWRPCLLKNPGFLRNEESDSLKRAELLNSGSAGSKISVDASSPRNSIDIYREEPMVYSDSDTDTTTDDEYYLCETDKESEL from the exons GCTGAAACGTGCAACTCATCTTTACCAGCTGAACTACCTGGTAACTTATTTGATGCAACTCAAGCTGAAATGATGGAGGACAGTGCACCTGTATGGAATGAACAGCTAGAAAAAGAGTTTTTCAGTG TTCTAGATGATCTGGATGACCAGCTGGCACAGGAACAAGCCCAAGATTCAGTGAACAGAAAGCATCTAGTTGACAGTGGACCAAGAGCAGAATATGTGTTTCCCAGTTCAGGCAGACAGACTGCTATTAGGGGACAACACAGAAATAACTGCAGTGAAACACCGAGCACATTTTTCTCTGATGCAACAAGAACAATAAGAGCCAAAGAGGACCATAAAATTTTCTACAGACCAAGGAAATTTTATGATACATATATGAACAGATGCCATTCAGAATCTAAAGAATGCATGCGCAAGGATTCATTAGACAGTAGTTACCCTGTTCTGAGCAGAAGGCTATCTTCTGTATCTTTTGGAGAGTCCTCAGAAGGTAGCTTGCATCTTTCTTCCATAAGACAGAACAATGGATTTGGACACAAGGGTTATATGGGGAAGGGTACAGTTGGGAGAAGTTACTCTGTGTGTTCTCTTCAGAGATATCCATCTTCAGCGTCCTCTGAGCCATTTTCAACAACTAGTTTACAAAATCTATTGGCAATGGAGAACAATAGTGGATTTGTAAGAAGGAACAATCGGCAAACCCCAAAGCGAATTCCCCTCTCTTCTATTGTATGGAATAAACCATATACTTCTGGACGTGCATCAAATCAAGACAATCTTTTTAGGACCCAATCATTAATGGAATGGAATGGCACAAAACAGGATACATATCCTTGCCCTCTGCACGAAAACAGAAAATATGAATTTTACCAGTCAAAACACCATTACAGAAGAGATATGTCAAGTACTAATTGGTTTAGTAGCGTCAGTTGCACAGACAAAGCTGCTACTTCACTATCCTTCAATAATTGGGAGAATTATCCGTTATGCTGGTTGGAAAACAACCTCTCTAGGTCCCACTATAGAGATACAGCTTATCATGGTAGGTTCCAAATAGACCAAAAGAGTTCTCCTTTTGGAAGGAAAGAGGAGCACCCTTCCTCGTGTGATATTTACCAGTACTACAATGATGAAGTGTTTCTTTCCCCTGATGCTCACTATGAAATGATTACATCTAATTTAAATGATCAGCAAAGTGCACATGCAAAGAATGCTAAATTTGCTTCACAGTGCCATCAGAGTGACTTTCAAACATGTGTGTCAGAGAACAGAAGCAGTGTGGAGATATCAAGTGGTGCAAATAGTAAACTGCTTTCAAAGAATTCAAAAGACCCTCAGAACTGTCTCACTTATAAATCTGCAGTTACTTCAACCAGCATCAAAGCAGATGTGTCTAATGAGTCTGTCTTACTGGGTTCAAGGTTCAAAATGAAATTGGTAGCAGAGAACAGCAGTTCTGCCACTAAGGTTTCCCAAAGCCAGCCACAGCCTTTGGTTACCCAAATGAATATTAAGAAAGACTTTAAAAAAGCTGCTTCAGACAAGTTGGAACTATCAGGCAAGGCAGACCAGAAAAGTATTAAAGACATAATATTACATCCAGTTTCTCAGAAAGTGAATACAAAAAATACTGTTGATCCCCAGAGTTCTCCTTCTAATAACGCTGCTGCCTTGCAAAACAGCACATCTCTTCTTAATTCACCTCTCTCACTGAGTTCAAGGAGACAAACCCAGCTCACCGCCACAAGAGAGATTACAAAAAATAACATATCAAAGAGTTGTAAAAGAAACctacaaagaaaggaaaatgatcTTCCTGCTCACAGTGAACTTAATCAGACCCCTTCTCTTCTGTCAGCTGATGAGAGCAGAAGAGAATCATTTCTTTCAAATCTGAAGCAATGGGAACATCATCTGCTTAATTCAGCAAAAAGAAAAGGCATTAAATTAGGAAGCCGGAGAACAGAAACTACTGATCATATCACTCCTAAGGGAGAGTCTTTCCAGGTAGATGTTCTACAAAGTAGTGCATCAGTTCATTCTGCTCCAGTTAGTGAAACGTTGGCAAACCATCAAAGCATATTGCCCAGTCCTCCAGAATTATTGTCTTGTAGTTCACAAGACTCTCTACAAGTCTTTTCTCATAAGAACTATCTGAAATCGTTAGAAACTCCAACTAATTCTTCAGTGAATTGCAGAGTTACTGAAGCTCCAGCAGATGGTGGGAAAGTAGTTGAGTTGGCAGGTGTTGTTGCAAAAGATATTCCCCAGGAAAAACCCAAAGATCAAAACATTTTAGCCAGTAAGGACCATAATAGTCAATTAACTACTGGTGGTTCACAAAACAGGAATTGTGAGAATATTTATGCACGTAGTTTTGACAAAGGCCCAGAGATTGCTGAACGTAGTTTAAACTATTTTTGTTTGGAAAGAGAAAATGGGAAAACAAGACAAAATGCATCTTGTATTGAAAGGCTCTATAGGCGGGGAAGCTTACTGAGACACACAAATAGTAGCAGCATTTCTGGCTCTCCTGTTAAAAGCAACCCTGAGTCTCTGGAGCCTCTTGTCATTTATTACACTTTACCTAGAAAATCAGCTAGCATTGCTGGCAGTGTAATGTCAGGTATGTCCATCTCTTTCCCTAAAAGCAAAACAGCCATGTGGGATCATGTAGAGAAGCAGAACTCAGACAGAGCTGCTGCCCTTTCTTTTAATCAAGGAAATAAAATATCTTCTTTAGGATCAGCACATTCCTCAATAAGACCAATACCTTTAGATGGTATTACAGATATCAAAGAAAATGTCCTGCAAATTAAGGATCACCCTTTGCCTCTAAATAGGAGCCCTGACCACTCCTTAAGTGGTAGTACAGTTGTCTCTGAATCAGAAAGAGAAAAACTTGTAAACAAAAAAGAATCTCCAGTATTTTCAGACTGTTTGGAAAAGGAAATGGGGGATTCTTTGCAGAAATATAAAACTATTAGCACATTTACAGTTTCTGGTGATGAGGATCATATTGAATATCATGAGTTGGTTTCAATTTATTACACCTTACCACGGAGTCATTCAAGAACATTGTGTAACCTCTTTCTAGATGATCCAGAGATTACACCTTTATCTCTTTACACAGAAAAATCTAAATCACCAAAAATGCCGAACAAGAACTCTGAAGTTCGCATCAGTATAGCAAATGTAGCTTTTCCTAGCACCTTAGAAAAAGAGAGACACCTACATTCTCCTGATCAAACTCCTGCAGCTTCAATGACACCCCAGAATGCAAAGACAGGAGCTGTTGACACATATCAGGAAAACTCACATTTTTCTCCTAGCACTGAGAAAGTATGTACTTCACAGTCAACAAGCATTGTACATAATAAGAAAGATATTTCACCAGGGCTTGCATTAAAAGAAAGCACACTTGTACTTCCTGACATGGTGACATCAGACACTTCTGTTCATGATCCAGAATCCACTACAGAAGCGGATACTTCCGTTAAGGCAATTTCTACTGCTTCACACAACCAAAATATTGATAAATGCTTTTCTTCAGGTAAAGAAAGTAAAGAGAAGGAGAATATTTTGCATACTGACACACCATTAACCTCCTCTTTGTCAACCCCCCAAAAACACAAAGACCCTCCAgagaatgtttttaattttacttctGCAATTAATAATACTAATAGTCTGCAAATCAGAGACTCCAAAAATTGCCAGCAATTTATTGAAGTAAAAGGGAGTAACAATCAGAATATTTTACCACCCCAGTTAGATAAAAATAGTTCCCATGAAGGGAAAAGTCATAGAGAGTCTGCAGTCAATAATACCCCAGTAGCCTCTGCTGAAAGTAAATCTAGGCATGATGCAGGAGCCAAAGAGAGATCAGATTTTCAGCACCAAAGCATTTCCCTATATAACAATAAATGTACTGGATTTCTATTAGGAGTTGAAAGTTCCAGAAATAGCACAGATGAAGAATTAATTTCTGATAGAAAAATGCTTCCAAATTCACAGAACAAACCATTTCAGCCTGGCACAGTTTCTGCAGCTAAACCTATACTTCAACCAGCCAAAATAGGTATCCCAGACACACATGATCTAGTAAGCCGCAAAACTAAACAAGAGCAAATATCCCTGAACACTCAGATGAACAAAGATTGCACTAGTTTGCAGAAAGCTGTGCTGTACAGTGAAGATAGACAGAATGTTGAGTCTAAAGATAAACTCTCCAGTGTCACACAGGATCTGCAACTGCCGCAGAGTGCAGTGAGTGAAAATAAGCTTATGTCTGATGGCACTAGAGAGAAAGTCAGTGAtatagaaaaaaggaaaaacaggccCTCAGTTAAAAATGAAGTGGCAGCCATTTACAAAACAAGACGAAAATTTTCTAGTAAAAATGTAAATCCAAAACCACACGTAAGTAATATATTTTCACAGAATGATGGAGGTACCACTTCTTTAGAGATTAACGTGACCCACAGCACATTGCATTCCCCTACTTCTACCCAGCCATTTCTCCAACCTGGAAATGAAGACCAGAATCAAAATCTGACCCCTGGTGTTTGTGACAGCCCTGTTCACAAAATATCTGAGAAGAAGAAGAGATCACAAACTAATGATGACTCTCCATTGTTAGTTAAAAACAAGAATCAAGGACCTTTTGCAAATTCATACAACCAGAGAAGAGAACTCAACAATCCCAAACAAAACGAGAATGAAGTGGAAAGCATTCTGAGCCCCACAACTCTATTCCCAAAGGAAATAGTTGCAAGAAGAAAGAATTCCCAAACACTTGGCCAGGGGTTGGAAAACAGAAATCAAACCATCTTTTCCAGAGCTACTGAAGCAATTTCATCAGGAAATCAAAAGAGAACAAGTACTGGTGGTAGTTCCCATGATCCACCACTGTTGCCATTTTTAACTGACAAAAACTCAAACACGTTTATAAAAAATTTGCAGGCAAGTGTCTGTTCACAGAAACAGGCCCTTTCCTCAGATGAGTGTGATCATGATCAAAACCTCCATCGGTCAGagagtttaaaaaatgcaaacctGCACAGTAATCAGTCACGCATGAGTCGTGCAAAGAATCAACGTGAACGTCACTTTTCTGAAAGCACCTGTACTCAAGATTCCCATGACAACCCTGGCTCTGGAAGTAACTGTCTACCTAAAGAAAGCAGGTACAGTAGAAAGTTTAAATCTTATTCTGAGCTGTGCTcttatgatgaaaatgaaaactggGCTTCATATGATGAGAGGACCACCACCTACGGCACTAGACGTGTGATGTATCCTTCTATTGAGTTTGGTATATTTGGAAAAGAACAACAACTGGCGTTCCTGGAAAATATCAAGAGATCACTCACAGAAGGGAGATTATGGAGACCATGTCTTCTTAAAAACCCTGGCTTTCTGAGAAATGAAGAGAGTGATTCTTTAAAGAGGGCTGAGCTCTTGAACTCAGGTTCTGCTGGGAGCAAAATTTCAGTAGATGCTTCATCCCCAAGAAACTCAATTGACATCTATCGAGAAGAACCAATGGTTTATTCAGACTCGGACACTGATACCACCACGGATGATGAATACTATCTTTGTGAGACTGATAAAGAATCAGAACTGTGA